CATGGTAGCCGATCCAGCATCACAATCAAATACGAGAGACTTCCCATCTTCTGCTACTCCTGCAGATTGCTTGGCCACGAAGAGACACGCTGCACAAGTGTGTTTGACGAGTTTAATAAACATAGAAATGCTCATGGTTGTTCACCACATAGCAAATGCAAAGATCTCCCTCATACAAAATGCAATCCGGCGTTGCGAGCAACTGCCCCTGATAATCGTCTCATACAAAAAGCTACCATTATTCATATTGAGTCGACTAATGAAGATTCGGCAACTGACCGTCCAGAGGTTGTGTCAGGCAATCCTTCCGTCGGAGAAGACCATCGTACAGCCACATCAACTCCTCGTGCCTCTAGAGGTTGCTCGACTCGTACATCCCCAGCTGTCACTCAACCTCAGTCATTGGGCATAACGTCTAGAGACGTGCTTTACAGCCACTCTGCAGCGAGAAATATGGATGTCAGTAGTCAATCACTCTTCCATACGCAAGGTATGCCTTCTTGCGACACGCAAGAAGGTAACCGTAATATGTTGCAGGAACCCATCATACCATCCCATCAAGGTCACACTCCCATCCAAGTTACTCTCCCACCAACAATTCAGGATTATCTCCTTAGACGCCCAGAACATCAAGAAGCTATTTCGTCGTTACTAAACCATATGGCTGATGTGTCAATTTCAAGCCCAAGCCCGAGCTCAATAATGCAGAATATGCCTACCTCTGAGATACCCATTACATTAgctctcccattggcccaatCCTATATGCCCAAGCCCACCCTCAACATCAGAACTTTAGTCACCGTCTTGTTGGGCCTAGAAATTTAGAGACCCCCATGATAATCAGTTTCCAAACAAAGAACTCCAGCCTCGACCTGTGTTAAATCAAACCCATGTAGAAGCTCAAATTCCCTGTCAACATTTACACTCACCTTCTCATATGCAAGCCATTATAGGTAACAAGAAGTCCACATCCCAAACTCATCCAGAAACCATTACCAGCCTTCCACAGACCTCCAACAATCAACCCCGGTCACTAAATCAGGTCCTAATACATCAAGTCCCCCCAGTTCAAACCAAAAACCGGCATTTGCATATACGTGAATCAAGGGGGATCTCTAAAAAGAAGCGAGCAAAGCCTGGGAGAAAGGAAGTACAGGATATTCTCAAGGAGCAGAGCTGTGATTCTGTCGATATGAGTGTTACTCAAGAGCACAACCCGATGCATTTTTTATTGTCTGGACCAGTGGAGACTGGGGTTTATCAGTCCCACGGAGAACCATGAGAATCATTAGTTGGAACTGCCGGGGATTGGGGAGCCCGCGGACAGTTCGAGCTCTTCAGAACCTCTCCAAATTAGAATCGCCAGATATCATTTTCCTAATTGAGTCCAAGTGTCAGGCGgataaatagagaaaataagaagaaagttGAAATTTCAAAGTTGCTTTGCAGTTAAGTCCAACGGTGCCTCTGGTGGTTTAGCATTGCTATGGAACCAACATTTACAATTGGAAGTTTTATTTTCAGATGACAGGGTAATTGACACTGAGGTTACATCGGATCAAGGCCATAAATTCCTGCTGACATGCGTCTATGGAGATCCTGTAAAATGCAATAGACAGCGTGTTTGGGATCGATTGATCTCGCTAGGCCAGTCCCGCAATGAGCAGTGGATGTGCATCGGTGATTTTAATTCATATCTGGCCTGGCACGAGAAGGATGGGGGGAATCGAAAAGGTCTGCATGATATGTTACAATTCCAAGAGGTTCTCAACCAATGCAACTTATTAGATATGGGGTCTAATGGTCCGCCGTATACGTGGAGTAACAAGAGGAGTGGTTCGGCAAACATTCTTATCAAGCTTGATCGTGCTCTTGCCAACCCAGCCTGGAGAATTAGATATGCTAACGCCACGGTCTTTATTCGACCAGCCATCAGCTCCGATCATAATCCTCTCCTAGTCGATACGGAGGGTGGAAAATCTTCAGGACCTAAGCCCTTTCGATTCGAAAAGATGCGGTTGCGCCACCCTGGTTGTCAAGATTTGGTCTCCAAAATATGGTCTACTCCCTCTTATGGTTCGGCAGCAACTACCCTCATTCGGAAAGCTTCAAATTGCAAGGCTGCTCTTAAGAAGTGGAATCGAGAGGAATTTGGGCATGTGCAAACTCGGATTAAAACTCTCAAATTGCAACTGGAAAACATCCAAGGTCACCCCTATTCTGTTCAACGTCAAGACCAAGAGAATTCCATTTCTAAACAACTAGAGGAGGAATTGGCCAGGGAAGAAGTAATGTGGCATCAAAAAGCCAGGATGGATTGGATTCAGAGTGGGGACAAGAATTCTGCCTTTTTTCATGTTACTACAATTCAGCGAAGACAGCGGAATCGGATCTTAaaactaaaattacaaaatggtGAATGGCCAAAAACTGAGGAGGATGTCTATGTTGAGCTCTTACACCATTTCAGTGAAACTGTTGCTTCTCAAGGAACAATTTGAAGGCGATGCAACAAGCTCTTGCTACAGTTCAGCCAGTTATTGATAACAATCTTAATGATCAATTATGCATCTGTCCGACAATGGAGGAAGTTCAGAAAGCCATCTCAGAAATGGGTCCCTTGAAATCTCCAGGGTCTGACGCGTTCCCTCCATTATTTTTCCAACACTTTTGGAGCACACTACCAAAGAAGATATATACAACTTTAtatctgaatttttttcttctggtcATCTTCCAAAGGATCTGAATCGAACGTTTATTTGTCTCATTCCAAAGGTCCCCAGCCCTGGAGTTCGCCGATCAATTTCGCCCTATTAGTCTTTGCGGCGTAGCAGTGAAGATTATCTCCAAAATAATGGCAGATAGGCTTAAAGGTGCATTGCAAGGTATAATTTCTCCTAATCAGTCTGCTTTTGTTCCTGATCGTTTCATTTCAGACAATATTTTTATAGCCCATGAATTGTTTCATTATCTTAAACATCACTCTAGGGGTAAAAAGATTTTGCTAGCCCTTAAACTTGATATGAAAAAAACATATGATAGGCTAGAGTGGAAATTTATTAAGAAACTCTTTTAAGGTTGGGATTCTGTAACAAATGGGTGGGATATATTATGGAATGTATTTCATCAGTTTCATATACCTTGCTTGTTAATGGCTCAGAGGGAGactctttctctccttcattGGGTATTCGCCAAGGCAATCCCCTTTCaccttttatatttattttgtacTCCCAGGTGTTCACTTCTATTGTTAGAGAGGCGAAAAATGCAAGCTTAATCAGAGGCATTAAAATTAGAAATCGTACTCCTACAATCTCCCATCTCCTATTCGTCGACGACTGCTTCCTCTTTTTTGAAGTCAATTTGCATCATATCATCAACCTGAAAGCATGTCTCGAGCTTTATTGCAAGGCCAGCGGTCAagaaataaacttgaaaaaatcTGGTCTCACATTCAGTCCTAATACTACTAGATTCAAGCGATGGTTCTCTCGTATTTTAAAGGTCCCCTACGGAGACGGTCCTTCGAAATATCTGGGG
This genomic stretch from Macadamia integrifolia cultivar HAES 741 unplaced genomic scaffold, SCU_Mint_v3 scaffold2692, whole genome shotgun sequence harbors:
- the LOC122067070 gene encoding uncharacterized protein LOC122067070: MASSSRSPFPETPILPLPRLLRDNNRPHPPQSENPYFSEETDADSDDKFVIDEDTEERLSQITNTLVGYIPEGRPYRKQAVFEALQTAWNPTHKVDISHLDDRKFLFQFHHSIDRDNVLQEGPWAVSGNLLVLERWNMEYQWSFTQCELWAQLHSVPVELKKKDIMLRLASKLGHISKIMLIDGFQFGDRVAYVRVRVRIDIRKPLRTSISVTRGHGSRSSITIKYERLPIFCYSCRLLGHEETRCTSVFDEFNKHRNAHGCSPHSKCKDLPHTKCNPALRATAPDNRLIQKATIIHIESTNEDSATDRPEVVSGNPSVGEDHRTATSTPRASRGCSTRTSPAVTQPQSLGITSRDVLYSHSAARNMDVSSQSLFHTQVKSNGASGGLALLWNQHLQLEVLFSDDRVIDTEVTSDQGHKFLLTCVYGDPVKCNRQRVWDRLISLGQSRNEQWMCIGDFNSYLAWHEKDGGNRKGLHDMLQFQEVLNQCNLLDMGSNGPPYTWSNKRSGSANILIKLDRALANPAWRIRYANATVFIRPAISSDHNPLLVDTEGGKSSGPKPFRFEKMRLRHPGCQDLVSKIWSTPSYGSAATTLIRKASNCKAALKKWNREEFGHVQTRIKTLKLQLENIQGHPYSVQRQDQENSISKQLEEELAREEVMWHQKARMDWIQSGDKNSAFFHVTTIQRRQRNRILKLKLQNGEWPKTEEDVYVELLHHFSETVASQGTI